The nucleotide sequence TTTGAATCGCTCACAGGATCTGTGCCTGTCTGGTTGAGGTCTTCCTGTTCAGAATTATTTTCCTGTGGAGATTCGTTTGCTGTTGATAAAGATTCAACCTTTACAGGAGCGGTTCCGTGTTCCAGCAGTCCCAGATCATTAAAACGCCCTTCAAGTATTGTTTCAATGGCGGAAAGGGCCGGAGTTACGCTTTTAACTTTTTCAGACGGCAGGAATCCATATAGTTCATCTCCTGCTCTGGTCCATGCAACATATAATAAGTTGAGTTGTTCAGTGAACATGCGGGTGCGGTTTTCGTAATAAGTATCGCCCAGAGCGCTGCTCATGGGGGTCAGCAGAATTTTACCGTCCACTTCAATGTCGGTGAACGTGGTATCTGATCCTGATACCGCCCAGTTGTGAAAGGGAACGATAATTACTGGGAATTCAAGTCCCTTTGACTTGTGGATGGTCATGATACGTACAGCATTGACTGATTCAGGGAGAGGCACTTTTTCTTCTGCGGATGATATTTCCCAGAAATCGAGGAAAGCGGCGAGTGATGTGCCGCGTTTTTCTTCCGCAAGGTGAACGACTTCCAGAAATCTGCGAATATAAAGTTCGTCCTGCGGGCTGTTTTCTATGATTTGGAAGCGTGAAATCATCTCGCTTGCAAGATCGTAAGGAGTCATCAGGCCGGATTTGCGCAAAAATGGCGAAATGTGATAATTCCAGAAGTCAGGGAATTTTTCTGAGAAACGGCGGTAGAGCGGGCCTTTATCTCTTGATCCCAGCCAATTGACGATTTCTTCATTAGAGATAGCCGAAATGCGTTGGAAAACTTCCTTCCCGCAAATAAATTCCAGAAAAGCAAGATCATCTTGCGGATAATCGAGAAATTTAAGCAGTGATACAATCTGCCGCACAACTGGATGACGGTCGAGCTGAAGGCTGTTTTCAGTAATCACCGGAATTGCTTTTTCCACCAGCCAGTCACAGACAAGCTGGGCATGTCCGTTGGAGCGGACAAGTACGCATATGTCTTTGTATTCTCTGCGTGGGCAAAGGTTATCCATAAGTATGTTGAAATTACGTTTTGTTTCAGCTTCTATTTCTGACGAAGTTTCAGCAAAAAGTTTTAGCAGTTTAACATATCCACCTTCGCGGGGCTGATCGGGCGGAAGTTGTTGCGAGGCTCCTTCAAAGGATGAAACAATTTTTTCTGCAAGTTCTGTCTGTTGATCTTCCGGTCCGTTCGGATAAAGAATTTCTGCTAAATCTGTTGCAACGTCGTAATCGGCAAGAGCGTCAAAGAAAGAGTTGTTGAACTCGATAACTTTTTCAAGGCTGCGCCAGTTGTAATCAAGGTGTCCGGGGGTAAACTCTGAGAGTGCGGCAAGTTCCGGTTCGTCTGCTATTTCATCAAAAAGCTCAGATCTTCCGCCTCGCCAACTGTAAATAGCCTGTTTAACGTCGCCCACATAGAACAGACTGCCGTTTTTGGATAAACATTCGACAGCGAGCGGGATCATTGCGTTCCATTGCGCAAGACTCGTATCCTGAAATTCGTCAACAAGCAGGTGATGCAATCTCGATCCCATGCGGCAGAATGCATCCGGCAGGGCTTCACCATTTTGCAAAACATATGATGCTACCCGTGGGAGTGATGAACTGAGCAGCATTCCGTGAAGGGATTGATATTCAATGATGTCATCACGAATTTCTTCGACAATTCTTACGAACGGGGCAAGTGCATATGCTCCGCGTAAAATCATGGCTTGGTCGCGGTAAAGTGTGTGTTCTTTTTTCAGATCTTCGTAAATTTTTTCATGGAACGAGTTTATATCGCCTTTGGATTTTTTATTTACGCAATCCACAAAGCTTTCTTTTGAGAGCATTGTAGATTCTTTAGGTTCTCCCATAAAATCAAGAGATGCTGCGTGGGCCAGATATTTAAGAAGATGGCTTGAGGCGGCGATGCTTTCATTCTCTATTAATGAAGACATGGTAGAAACGGCCTTCATAAATTTATCAAAATGGGATTGAAGCAGTCCGGCTATTTCTTCCTGATCGGTAAGCCTTTCGCCTGGACATTCAAGAACGTGTTCAAGAATCCTGATCAGTCTGAACCGCATCTGTTCAGCCAGCCAGAACCCTTGTTTGTTTTCTTTGATAACAAGGCTTTCAACCGCATCATCCATCAATTTTTTGCGATATTCGTCACCTTCTTCACAGTGGGTCAGAAATTTATTGAAGTTCGGTTCAAAAAGGGTGGCAGGGTCGAAAAGTAGTTCAAACTCGGGACTTAATCCCAGCTCAAGGGCAAAAATGCGGACCAGCAGATTCAGCAGACTGTCGATGGTTCGGATGTTGAGCCTGTTGTAACGCTGCAAAATGGGCATCAGCTGTCTCTTGGCCGCACCGGGAGTCCAGTCACTACCGAGCCCGTCACCTTCTATGTCCAGCGCTCTGTTCTTTAAGGAGCGCACGACCCTTTCTTTCATTTCAGCGGCGGCTTTATTGGTGAAGGTTACAGCCATTATTTCCGGCCAGCAGTACCCTTTGGCCTGCGATGATTTGCAGACGGGAATTGAATCTTCTTCCTGTGATCCGGCAAGAAGAGATAAAAAGCGTGCGGTAAGTTCGTAGGTTTTACCTGATCCGGCGGAAGCTTTAACCTGTTTGAGCATTATGAGAACCTTTTAAGCTGTTGAGTTATATTGTCTCAGTTTGCTGGTTTAGCACGCGGGACGTAATTTTTCCTTCCATAATAATAATAAGTACGGCTGAAACGATAAGCATACTTCCGAGATATCCGGTCCAGTCGAAACTTTCATCCCACCACCACCAAGCGAGTATGGCGGCCATTACCGGCTCAATTGTCGCAATGACGGCCGCATTTGTAGCCTCAAGCCACCGCATACCTGCATAATAAAGGGTGTATGACACGTAGGTACAAATTACCGCAAGTGTGATAATACATATCCAGGAAGTGGGCGTTTTGTGGTGAAATTCGAAAAAGGGAAGCAGCCCTGCCGCTCCGATTGGAAGAGCGTATAGAAAAATAGTCGGAGTTGTATAGCGGGAGAAAAATGTTTTGCCGAAAATGAAATAGAGTGCATAGGCAAACCCGGATGTCAGGCCGCACATAAGGCCGAACCATGTGAAGGTTAATTCTTTTCCGGTTCCGAAAATTTGAGGCCCGAGTGATACGCAGACAACTCCGATAATTGTCATGGAAAGGGCGCATAATTTAATCGGTCCCATTTTTTCGCCGAGGAAAAGCCATGACATGAATGCAACCCATGCCGGGGCCGTATAAAGAAGAACCGAAGCAAGAGCGGCGCCGACTCCTTGCACCGCAAGCTGATAAGAACCGTAAAAAACGGTAACTCCGACTATCCCGAAGC is from Maridesulfovibrio ferrireducens and encodes:
- a CDS encoding DMT family transporter — protein: MNLRGCILILIAAVMWSLIGPVSKFPLEQGIPPLENAFWRALFAWILFAVHAYRIRAFKIATKDIPFVVCFGIVGVTVFYGSYQLAVQGVGAALASVLLYTAPAWVAFMSWLFLGEKMGPIKLCALSMTIIGVVCVSLGPQIFGTGKELTFTWFGLMCGLTSGFAYALYFIFGKTFFSRYTTPTIFLYALPIGAAGLLPFFEFHHKTPTSWICIITLAVICTYVSYTLYYAGMRWLEATNAAVIATIEPVMAAILAWWWWDESFDWTGYLGSMLIVSAVLIIIMEGKITSRVLNQQTETI
- a CDS encoding exodeoxyribonuclease V subunit beta, which encodes MLKQVKASAGSGKTYELTARFLSLLAGSQEEDSIPVCKSSQAKGYCWPEIMAVTFTNKAAAEMKERVVRSLKNRALDIEGDGLGSDWTPGAAKRQLMPILQRYNRLNIRTIDSLLNLLVRIFALELGLSPEFELLFDPATLFEPNFNKFLTHCEEGDEYRKKLMDDAVESLVIKENKQGFWLAEQMRFRLIRILEHVLECPGERLTDQEEIAGLLQSHFDKFMKAVSTMSSLIENESIAASSHLLKYLAHAASLDFMGEPKESTMLSKESFVDCVNKKSKGDINSFHEKIYEDLKKEHTLYRDQAMILRGAYALAPFVRIVEEIRDDIIEYQSLHGMLLSSSLPRVASYVLQNGEALPDAFCRMGSRLHHLLVDEFQDTSLAQWNAMIPLAVECLSKNGSLFYVGDVKQAIYSWRGGRSELFDEIADEPELAALSEFTPGHLDYNWRSLEKVIEFNNSFFDALADYDVATDLAEILYPNGPEDQQTELAEKIVSSFEGASQQLPPDQPREGGYVKLLKLFAETSSEIEAETKRNFNILMDNLCPRREYKDICVLVRSNGHAQLVCDWLVEKAIPVITENSLQLDRHPVVRQIVSLLKFLDYPQDDLAFLEFICGKEVFQRISAISNEEIVNWLGSRDKGPLYRRFSEKFPDFWNYHISPFLRKSGLMTPYDLASEMISRFQIIENSPQDELYIRRFLEVVHLAEEKRGTSLAAFLDFWEISSAEEKVPLPESVNAVRIMTIHKSKGLEFPVIIVPFHNWAVSGSDTTFTDIEVDGKILLTPMSSALGDTYYENRTRMFTEQLNLLYVAWTRAGDELYGFLPSEKVKSVTPALSAIETILEGRFNDLGLLEHGTAPVKVESLSTANESPQENNSEQEDLNQTGTDPVSDSKYSELQSPELMAWLPRLRVYRHNLEDYSYDARMRGELAHKAMENLILTGDNEADSLRSTEAAFAQFPAIADEREKIIPEVASMTSWAISVEDVRAAIERGRPEVAIMDRKGETHRADLLLLEENHALVVEYKTGSPSPENEKQVKRYLRLLKEMYGNQKELRGLLVYLDEKFTREVTI